A region of the Candidatus Tanganyikabacteria bacterium genome:
CGCGGAGGTGCCGGTCGCCAACCTGCTCTCGGCCCGGAAGCCCGAGTTCGACACGGCATTCGACGAGGCCCTCGGCCAGCTTGCTAGCGTGTACGTGCAGATCAGCGCGCAACTCGGCCAGGTCTCGCTCTCGCTCGCCGAGTGGCTGACCCTCGAGGAAGGGTCGCTGCTGGAGATCCCGCGGGCCGCCGACGGCACGGTGGCCGTCTGCATCAACGGCCGCAATGTGGGCCGCGGCCGGCCCATCGCCCACGAGAACCATGTGGCCGTGAAGGTCCTCAGGCTGGAACCGGGCACCGTGGAATCCCTGAAGGGAGGATAGATTGACGGACGCTGAAAGGCAGGCGTACGCCTCGGTACGGTTCGGGCCGCTGGCATCGAGCCCCGGGATGGGCGAACCCGTGCGCGGCAACCTGGACCTGCTCCGGGACATCCGGCTGACGATCACCGTGGAACTCGGGCGCAGCAGCCTCCCGCTGCGCGAGGTGATGAAACTCGTCGAGGGCAGCGTGATCGAGATGGACCAGCTTGCGGGAGATCCCGTCCACGTCTACGTCGCGGGCAAGATAGTCGCCGACGGCGAGGTGGTCGTCATCGGCTCGAACTTCGGCGTCAAGATCACCCGCATCCACCAGTCCGAACTGGCCGGAGCGATGGCGTGACGCTCTTGACCGTCTCGGCGGCCGCGACGGCGTCGACCTGGCTGGCCTCGCCGCCGCCCGCCCCGGCGGCGGATTTCTCGGTCTGGCAGTTGCTGCTGAACCTGCTGGTGGTCTGCGGCATCCTGGGCCTGATGGCCTGGGGCGCCATGGTATTGCTGCGCGGTCGCCTCGCGCTACCGGTCGGCCTCAAGGCCAGGGCCATTCGCGTCGAGGATCGCCTCCCCATCGATCCGCAGCGCTCCATCCTGATCCTGGGAGTCGGCGACCGGCGCTGGCTGGTGGGGATGACTGCTTACGGCTTCAATCCCATCGCCGAACTGGATGACGGCGAGGGCTTCGAGAAGGCGCTCGTGTCCGAGGTGAGCAAATGATCGCGCCCCTGCTGGTCCCGCTCGCGCCGCTTTCGCAGCAAGCCGCCAACCTGCTCGGCCAGGTCGATTTGCGCGCCCCGATCGACAACCCGGGCCTCACCACGCCGCTCCAGCTCATCTTCATGCTGGCGCTGCTCACCATCTTGCCGTTCCTCATCATCATGACCACGAGCTTCATGCGGACGATCATCGTCCTGGGGTTCTTGCGCCAGGCGATGGGCACGCAGACCATCCCGCCCAACCCGGTGCTGCTGGGCCTGGGGCTGTTCCTCGCCATCTACACGATGAACCCGGTCTGGAGCACGATCGACCAGAATGCGCTGCAGCCCTACCTCCACAAGCGCATCGATCAGCCCACCGCCATCCAGGCCGCCGTCGCGCCCATCCAGGAGTTCATGCTCAGGCAGACCTCCCAGCAGGAACTGGCGTTCTTCGTGCGCCTGACGCGCCATCCCGAACCCGCGACCCCGGCCGACGTGCCCATTCACGTGGTCATCCCGGCGTTCATGATCAGCGAATTGACCACGGCCTTCAAGATCGGCTTCATCATCTACGTGCCGTTCCTGGTGATCGACCTGGTGGTCGCCAACGTCCTGATGGCTCTTGGCATGAGCATGCTGCCGCCGCAGATGATCTCGACGGCGTTCAAGATCCTGATCTTCACCCTGGCCAACGGCTGGCACCTGATCGCCCAGGCGCTCATCGGCTCGTTCAAGTGAGGTCGCCATGAGCGACACCACCGTCATCCACGTCGTGCAGCAGGCGATCATCCTGATCGTCATCATGAGCTCGCCGGTCATCCTCACGAGCCTGATCGTGGGCTTCATCGCCGCCCTGCTGATGACCATCACGAGCATCCAGGAGCAGACCCTGTCCTTCGTGCCCAAGACCCTGGCGGTCTTCGCCGTGCTGCTCGCGGTGGGCCCGTGGCTGCTCTCGACGATGGTGGGCTACTTCGTGCGGCTCTGGTCCTCCATCCCGGATCTGCTCAAACACTGATGCTTCCGCTGCTGGCCTCCGTGGCCGGGGCCGCCGACGAGCCCTGGCGGCAGGCGGCGCTGGCGTTCCTGGGCCAGGCGGCGCCGAGCTTCGGGCTGATCCTCGCCCGCACCGCCGGGATGCTGCAGCAGGCGCCGGTCCTGGGTAGCCGTACGGTGCCTGCGACCGCCCGCGCGGGCCTCACGCTGATGCTGTCGATCATCTACTGGACGACTCTCGAGACCGCGCCAGCGGTGCCGGACACCATCATGCTGTTCTCGCTCGCGCTGTTCCTGGAGTTCCTGACCGGCCTGCTGTTCGGCTTCGCGGCGATGCTGATGTTCTACGGCTTCCAGGCCGCGGGCGAACTGGTCGCCCAGCAGACCGGCCTGTCGATGATGACCACCCTGAACCCGAGCCTCCGCACGCAGACCACGGCGGTGGGCAACCTGTTCTTCTACCTCTCGCAGTTCGCCTTCCTGGCGATCGGCGGCTACCTGTGGTTCCTGCAGGGCTACTACCAGACGTTCGAACTGGTGCCCCTGGGCGGTTTCCGGCTGACGCAGCACGTCTGGCTGGCCACCAGCCAGGTGGTCGTGTCGTTCTTCCTCATCACGGTACAGATCGCGATGCCGGCCATCATGGTGATGTTCCTGGTGGACTTCGGCCTCGGGATCATCAACCGCTCCAGTCCGGCGGTTTCGAACATTCTGGAGATCGTCCAGGCCGTGAAGCCCACGGTCGGCTTCATGCTGCTGATCCTGATGGTGCCCAACACCATCGGCGCCGTCGGGCAGTGGGCCGACCGCTTCCTGCGCCAGGCGCAGTCCATCATGATCCTGGACTCGAGCACGGCACCGCGGATGGAACTCTTCCGCCCGATCCGGTAGGTGCAGCCGGCCACCATCTCTTGCCTTTCCCCTTACGTAATTTACACGTACAATTGCCGGGAAAGCGAGGGTGCCATGAACATTGCCAGACTCGTCGCCGTGGGCGCCGCCGCCACGCTGGCCGGCTGCGCCAACCTGGGCTCCCTGGCCGGTTTGCTGGCTGCCGTCGGCGACGACAAGGGTGCCCCGGCGGGGGGCCCGACCGCCACCCCGGCCCCCGTCTCGACGGCGCCCGCACTGCGGGATATCGCCAGTCCCGCGACGTCGGCCCCCGGAGTGGCAATCGCGTTGTCGGCCAAGGTGGATGGGGCGAGCGGGGAAGACATCTTCCAGTGGTCGGCCTCCGGCGGCACCCTGTCGTCCGCGACCGGGACGACCGTGATGTGGACGCCGCCCACCCAGGCCGGCCCCCAGGTCGTGACCCTGATCGTCACGTTCCGGGGCGGCTCCAGGACCACGGCGACCCTCGAGTTCAAGGTGGCGGGCGACGGCACCGTCTACCGCGAGAAGCTGAATCTCAACGCCGGAGCGGGCGCGGCCGCGCCGACTCCCCTGCCGACGGCCACCCCTACCCCGGCGCCGTCGCCCACGCCGACCCTGCCTTCGGGAAAGAACGCCCTGATGCTCTACAGCCTGTCGTTCGAGTCGAACGTGGCAAGCCGGACCGTGACGGTCATCAATACCAGCACCGGTTCGGTC
Encoded here:
- the fliP gene encoding flagellar type III secretion system pore protein FliP (The bacterial flagellar biogenesis protein FliP forms a type III secretion system (T3SS)-type pore required for flagellar assembly.) is translated as MIAPLLVPLAPLSQQAANLLGQVDLRAPIDNPGLTTPLQLIFMLALLTILPFLIIMTTSFMRTIIVLGFLRQAMGTQTIPPNPVLLGLGLFLAIYTMNPVWSTIDQNALQPYLHKRIDQPTAIQAAVAPIQEFMLRQTSQQELAFFVRLTRHPEPATPADVPIHVVIPAFMISELTTAFKIGFIIYVPFLVIDLVVANVLMALGMSMLPPQMISTAFKILIFTLANGWHLIAQALIGSFK
- a CDS encoding FliO/MopB family protein, with the translated sequence MTLLTVSAAATASTWLASPPPAPAADFSVWQLLLNLLVVCGILGLMAWGAMVLLRGRLALPVGLKARAIRVEDRLPIDPQRSILILGVGDRRWLVGMTAYGFNPIAELDDGEGFEKALVSEVSK
- the fliN gene encoding flagellar motor switch protein FliN, whose protein sequence is MTDAERQAYASVRFGPLASSPGMGEPVRGNLDLLRDIRLTITVELGRSSLPLREVMKLVEGSVIEMDQLAGDPVHVYVAGKIVADGEVVVIGSNFGVKITRIHQSELAGAMA
- a CDS encoding flagellar biosynthetic protein FliR; this translates as MLPLLASVAGAADEPWRQAALAFLGQAAPSFGLILARTAGMLQQAPVLGSRTVPATARAGLTLMLSIIYWTTLETAPAVPDTIMLFSLALFLEFLTGLLFGFAAMLMFYGFQAAGELVAQQTGLSMMTTLNPSLRTQTTAVGNLFFYLSQFAFLAIGGYLWFLQGYYQTFELVPLGGFRLTQHVWLATSQVVVSFFLITVQIAMPAIMVMFLVDFGLGIINRSSPAVSNILEIVQAVKPTVGFMLLILMVPNTIGAVGQWADRFLRQAQSIMILDSSTAPRMELFRPIR
- a CDS encoding flagellar biosynthetic protein FliQ; this translates as MSDTTVIHVVQQAIILIVIMSSPVILTSLIVGFIAALLMTITSIQEQTLSFVPKTLAVFAVLLAVGPWLLSTMVGYFVRLWSSIPDLLKH